From the genome of Bordetella sp. H567, one region includes:
- the smc gene encoding chromosome segregation protein SMC — MRLTQLKLAGFKSFVDPTVIPVPSQLVGVVGPNGCGKSNIIDAVRWVLGEAKASELRGESMQDVIFNGSGNRKPAARASVEMVFDNSEGRAAGQWSTYAEIAVRRVLTRDGTSSYFVNNQQVRRRDIHDIFLGTGLGARGYAIIGQGMINRLIEARPEELRVFLEEAAGVSRYKERRRETENRLSDTRENLTRVEDILRELNSQLEKLEAQAEVAREYRELQADGERKQHALWFLKESGARLERQKKTQEIDRAQNELEAAVAELRAGEAALESRRQAHYAASDQVHAAQGQLYEANAQVSRLEAEIRHVVESRNRVQARREQLTRQIEEWEAQQTHCTEQIAQAEEDLAAGTERAQEARAMAEDAQAALPAVEARVRDAAQGRDAMRSALARVEQDLALVAQSQRDADRQLQALEQRRERVQQEMRELQTPDPARLEELAGALASGQEQLEAAQEELAALETRLPEADAERARAQAAAQQEAQTLARLEARLAALTKLQEDVQKQGALEPWLAKHELAGLGRLWQKLHIEPGWETALEAALRERMAALEVRSLDWAKAFADDAPPARLAFYQLPVAAPAPAAAPGLQPLTALLRIADGDLRTLMNDWLRDVYVGDSLAQALAARASLPAGGAYVVKDGHLVDAHSVRFYAADSEQAGLLARQQEIENLQRELKAQQLIADQSRAAVARGEAAWQQVSQALVPARQRVAEVTRRVHDIQLEYSRLQQQAQQSGERGARLREDLAEINAHEEELRAAREDAEVRFETLDQELAEHQTRFADAEIEGETLAEQAEAARARLRELERAVHESEFAQRGIEARIQDLQRNQQLAADQSQRARAELEQLQGELFELDASASQAGLQDALELRAEREEALARARIEMDNLAAQLRGADEDRVRLEQSLEPRRARIMELQLQEQAARLAEEQFSEQLNAQEVDRDALAQSLESMPEEWRRANWLQSEVTRISRQIDSLGSVNLAALDELTTSRERKEFLDAQQQDLLTAIETLEDAIRKIDRETRELLQETFNTVNGHFGELFPKLFGGGEAKLMMTGDEILDAGVQVMAQPPGKRNSTIHLLSGGEKALTATALVFALFKLNPAPFCLLDEVDAPLDDANTERYANLVSTMSEQTQFLFISHNKIAMQMAKQLVGVTMQEQGVSRIVAVDIDSAVQLAAEAA; from the coding sequence GTGCGCCTTACCCAGCTAAAACTCGCCGGCTTCAAATCGTTTGTCGATCCCACGGTCATTCCGGTCCCCAGCCAGCTGGTCGGCGTGGTGGGACCCAATGGCTGCGGCAAATCGAACATCATCGACGCCGTACGATGGGTGCTGGGCGAGGCCAAGGCATCGGAACTGCGCGGCGAATCCATGCAGGACGTCATCTTCAATGGATCGGGCAACCGCAAGCCGGCCGCCCGCGCGTCCGTGGAAATGGTGTTCGACAACAGCGAAGGACGCGCCGCCGGGCAATGGAGCACCTACGCCGAAATCGCGGTGCGGCGGGTCCTGACGCGCGACGGCACCAGCAGCTATTTCGTCAATAACCAGCAGGTGCGCCGCCGCGACATCCACGACATCTTCCTGGGCACCGGCCTGGGCGCGCGCGGGTACGCCATCATCGGCCAGGGCATGATCAATCGCCTGATCGAGGCGCGGCCCGAGGAACTGCGGGTATTCCTGGAAGAAGCGGCCGGTGTGTCGCGCTACAAGGAGCGCCGCCGCGAAACCGAAAACCGCCTGTCCGATACGCGCGAGAACCTGACCCGCGTCGAAGACATCCTGCGCGAACTGAACAGCCAGCTGGAAAAGCTGGAAGCGCAAGCCGAAGTGGCACGCGAATACCGCGAATTACAGGCCGACGGCGAGCGCAAGCAGCATGCCTTGTGGTTCCTGAAGGAATCCGGCGCGCGCCTGGAGCGGCAGAAGAAAACCCAGGAAATCGACCGGGCCCAGAACGAACTGGAAGCCGCCGTCGCGGAACTGCGGGCGGGCGAAGCCGCGCTGGAATCGCGCCGCCAGGCCCACTACGCGGCCAGCGACCAGGTGCATGCGGCCCAGGGCCAGCTGTACGAGGCCAATGCCCAGGTCAGCCGCCTGGAAGCAGAAATCCGCCACGTGGTGGAATCCCGCAACCGGGTACAGGCGCGTCGCGAACAATTGACGCGCCAGATCGAGGAATGGGAAGCGCAGCAGACGCACTGCACCGAACAGATCGCCCAGGCCGAGGAAGACCTTGCGGCGGGCACCGAACGCGCGCAGGAAGCGCGCGCGATGGCCGAGGACGCCCAGGCGGCCCTGCCGGCCGTCGAGGCCCGCGTGCGCGATGCCGCCCAGGGCCGCGATGCCATGCGCAGCGCGTTGGCGCGGGTGGAGCAGGACCTGGCGCTGGTGGCCCAGAGCCAGCGCGATGCCGACCGCCAGTTGCAGGCGCTGGAGCAGCGCCGCGAGCGCGTGCAGCAGGAAATGCGGGAATTGCAGACCCCGGATCCTGCGCGGCTGGAGGAACTGGCCGGTGCCTTGGCCTCCGGCCAGGAACAATTGGAGGCCGCGCAGGAAGAATTGGCGGCGCTGGAAACGCGCCTGCCCGAAGCCGACGCGGAGCGCGCCCGTGCGCAGGCCGCCGCGCAGCAGGAAGCCCAGACGCTGGCGCGGCTGGAAGCCCGGCTGGCGGCCCTGACCAAGCTGCAGGAAGACGTCCAGAAGCAGGGCGCGCTGGAGCCGTGGCTGGCCAAGCACGAATTGGCGGGCCTGGGGCGCTTGTGGCAGAAGCTGCATATCGAGCCGGGATGGGAAACGGCCCTGGAAGCGGCCTTGCGCGAACGCATGGCGGCGCTGGAAGTGCGCAGCCTGGATTGGGCCAAGGCCTTCGCGGACGATGCGCCTCCGGCGCGGCTGGCCTTCTACCAGTTACCGGTCGCGGCGCCGGCGCCCGCCGCCGCGCCGGGGCTGCAGCCGCTGACCGCCCTGCTGCGCATCGCCGACGGCGACTTGCGCACGCTGATGAACGACTGGCTGCGCGACGTCTACGTCGGTGACAGCCTGGCGCAGGCGCTGGCTGCCCGCGCCTCCCTGCCGGCAGGCGGGGCGTATGTGGTGAAGGACGGCCATCTGGTCGATGCCCACAGCGTCCGCTTCTACGCGGCGGATTCGGAACAGGCCGGGCTGTTGGCGCGGCAGCAGGAAATCGAAAACCTGCAGCGCGAATTGAAGGCCCAGCAGCTGATCGCGGACCAGTCGCGCGCCGCCGTGGCGCGCGGCGAAGCCGCGTGGCAGCAGGTATCGCAGGCGCTGGTTCCGGCGCGCCAGCGCGTGGCCGAAGTCACCCGCCGCGTGCACGACATCCAATTGGAGTATTCCCGGCTGCAGCAGCAGGCGCAACAATCGGGCGAACGTGGTGCGCGATTGCGCGAGGACCTGGCCGAAATCAACGCGCACGAGGAAGAGTTGCGGGCGGCGCGCGAAGACGCCGAGGTGCGCTTCGAAACGCTGGACCAGGAACTGGCGGAACACCAAACTCGTTTTGCCGATGCGGAGATCGAGGGGGAAACCCTGGCCGAACAGGCCGAGGCCGCGCGGGCCCGGTTGCGCGAACTGGAACGCGCGGTGCACGAATCCGAGTTCGCCCAGCGCGGCATCGAGGCGCGCATCCAGGACCTGCAACGCAATCAGCAGTTGGCGGCGGACCAGAGCCAGCGTGCCCGCGCCGAACTGGAGCAATTGCAGGGCGAATTGTTCGAACTGGACGCGTCGGCGTCGCAAGCCGGGTTGCAGGATGCCCTGGAACTGCGCGCCGAACGGGAGGAGGCCTTGGCGCGCGCGCGCATCGAGATGGACAACCTGGCGGCCCAGCTGCGCGGCGCCGACGAGGACCGCGTCCGTCTGGAGCAGTCGCTGGAACCGCGGCGCGCCCGCATCATGGAGCTGCAGCTGCAGGAGCAGGCGGCGCGCCTGGCCGAGGAGCAGTTCAGCGAACAGCTGAACGCCCAGGAAGTCGACCGCGACGCGCTGGCGCAATCGCTCGAATCGATGCCGGAGGAATGGCGCCGCGCCAATTGGCTGCAGTCGGAAGTCACCCGTATTTCCCGGCAGATCGATAGCCTGGGTTCGGTCAATCTGGCCGCGCTGGATGAACTGACCACGTCGCGGGAACGCAAGGAGTTCCTGGACGCCCAGCAGCAGGATTTGCTGACGGCCATCGAAACGCTGGAGGACGCCATCCGCAAGATAGACCGCGAAACGCGCGAGCTGCTGCAGGAAACCTTCAATACCGTCAACGGCCATTTCGGCGAGCTTTTCCCCAAGCTGTTCGGTGGCGGCGAGGCCAAGCTGATGATGACCGGCGACGAAATCCTGGATGCGGGCGTGCAGGTGATGGCGCAACCTCCAGGCAAGCGCAACAGCACCATCCACCTGTTGTCGGGCGGTGAGAAAGCCTTGACGGCGACGGCGCTGGTCTTCGCGCTGTTCAAGCTGAATCCCGCGCCGTTCTGCCTGCTGGACGAAGTGGACGCGCCGCTGGATGATGCGAATACCGAACGCTATGCCAACCTGGTCAGCACGATGAGCGAGCAGACCCAGTTCCTATTCATTTCGCACAACAAGATCGCCATGCAGATGGCGAAACAACTGGTCGGCGTTACGATGCAGGAACAAGGGGTGTCCCGCATTGTCGCGGTGGATATCGATTCGGCGGTTCAGCTCGCGGCCGAGGCCGCATAA
- the lplT gene encoding lysophospholipid transporter LplT, protein MKRGFFLVMAAQALSSLADNALFIAAIALIQELRGPDWMAPVMKWSFALAYVLLAAFVGAIADSYPKGRVMFATNALKVGGCLLMFSYASLGVAHAHQTYLVCLAYALVGVGAAAYSPAKYGIVTEMLPPELLVKGNSWIEGLTVISIILGTVLGGALISPDVSDLILHHPWSAKLVHTPAEAAILVIAGVYLLASAGNLIIPKTHVRYPPQQKNPIRLISTFGGYVRVLWHDKLGQISLAVTTLFWGAGATLQLIVIEWGRSQLGYRLDQASILMGIAAVGTVIGSILAGRIPLRKALSVLPVGAAMGLVVLLMPLVHTTWQVYVLLLVVGGSAGFFVVPMNALLQHRGHVLLSAGHSIAVQNFNEQLNILLMVAMYTLLLWLDLPIGIIIVIFGSIVAILMLIFMRWSRRNMQERPELIGQIGQEGHGKALEGRAH, encoded by the coding sequence TTGAAACGCGGTTTCTTTCTGGTCATGGCGGCGCAGGCCCTGTCCTCGCTGGCGGACAATGCGCTGTTCATCGCGGCGATCGCCCTCATCCAGGAATTGCGCGGTCCGGACTGGATGGCGCCGGTCATGAAATGGTCCTTTGCGCTGGCCTACGTGCTGCTGGCCGCTTTTGTCGGCGCCATCGCGGATTCCTACCCCAAGGGCCGCGTGATGTTCGCCACCAACGCCTTGAAGGTCGGCGGCTGCCTGCTGATGTTTTCCTATGCAAGCCTGGGCGTCGCGCACGCGCATCAAACCTATCTGGTCTGCCTGGCCTACGCGCTGGTGGGCGTCGGCGCGGCCGCCTATTCGCCCGCCAAGTACGGCATCGTGACCGAAATGCTGCCGCCCGAGCTCCTGGTCAAGGGCAATAGCTGGATCGAAGGCCTGACGGTCATCTCCATCATCCTCGGCACGGTGCTGGGCGGCGCGCTGATTTCGCCCGATGTGTCCGACCTCATCCTGCACCACCCCTGGAGCGCCAAGCTGGTACACACGCCGGCCGAGGCCGCCATCCTGGTCATCGCCGGCGTCTACCTGCTGGCGTCGGCCGGCAATCTCATCATCCCCAAGACGCACGTACGCTATCCGCCGCAGCAGAAGAACCCCATCCGGCTCATCTCCACCTTCGGCGGCTACGTGCGCGTGTTGTGGCACGACAAGCTGGGCCAGATCTCGCTGGCCGTCACCACCCTGTTCTGGGGCGCGGGGGCCACCCTGCAACTGATCGTCATCGAATGGGGCCGCAGCCAGCTGGGCTACCGGCTGGACCAGGCGTCCATCCTGATGGGGATCGCTGCGGTGGGTACGGTCATCGGGTCCATCCTGGCCGGGCGCATCCCGTTGCGCAAGGCGCTGAGCGTGCTGCCCGTCGGTGCCGCCATGGGGCTGGTCGTACTGCTGATGCCTTTGGTGCATACGACCTGGCAGGTGTATGTGCTGCTGCTGGTGGTGGGGGGCTCGGCGGGTTTCTTCGTCGTGCCGATGAACGCGCTGCTGCAGCATCGGGGCCATGTCCTGCTGTCGGCGGGGCACTCCATCGCGGTGCAGAACTTCAACGAGCAGCTCAATATCCTGCTCATGGTGGCGATGTACACGCTGTTGCTGTGGCTGGACCTGCCTATCGGCATCATCATCGTGATCTTCGGCTCCATCGTGGCCATCCTGATGCTGATCTTCATGCGCTGGAGCCGCCGCAACATGCAGGAGCGCCCGGAACTGATCGGCCAGATCGGCCAGGAAGGCCACGGCAAGGCCCTGGAGGGCCGCGCCCACTAA
- a CDS encoding uracil-DNA glycosylase family protein, with the protein MPPQAPASATNQAPGIAPGPAANQAAGVASAAAPDAPARIPVVVPRPARPPALGARPAKDAPPPQPAPTAESLAMLDMATLRDRVIECTACGLCRGRRQAVFGMGAEQARWLVVGEAPGEQEDRQGLPFVGRSGQLLDAMLAAVGMSRERDVYIANVIKCRPPGNRNPKPEEIAACRPYLMRQIALLKPERILVLGRFAAQTLLETDAAIGSLRGRVHTLKTADGEIPMVVSYHPAYLLRSPVEKARAWQDLRLAVSLLQS; encoded by the coding sequence CTGCCGCCCCAGGCGCCGGCATCCGCGACGAACCAGGCACCGGGCATCGCGCCGGGGCCCGCGGCGAACCAGGCCGCCGGCGTCGCGTCCGCGGCCGCGCCGGATGCGCCGGCACGGATACCGGTCGTGGTGCCGCGTCCGGCCAGGCCGCCTGCGCTCGGCGCGCGTCCGGCCAAGGATGCGCCGCCGCCGCAGCCGGCGCCAACCGCGGAATCGCTGGCGATGCTGGACATGGCTACCTTGCGCGACCGCGTGATCGAATGCACGGCCTGCGGCTTGTGCCGGGGACGCCGGCAGGCGGTGTTCGGCATGGGAGCGGAACAGGCCCGCTGGCTGGTGGTCGGCGAGGCGCCGGGCGAACAGGAAGACCGGCAGGGCCTGCCTTTCGTGGGCCGCTCCGGCCAGTTGCTGGACGCCATGCTGGCGGCCGTCGGCATGAGCCGCGAGCGCGACGTCTATATCGCCAACGTCATCAAGTGCCGGCCGCCCGGCAATCGCAATCCCAAGCCTGAAGAAATCGCCGCGTGCCGGCCATACCTGATGCGCCAGATCGCGCTACTCAAGCCGGAACGCATCCTGGTGCTGGGCCGCTTCGCCGCCCAGACGCTGCTGGAGACCGATGCCGCCATCGGCAGCCTGCGCGGGCGCGTGCACACCTTGAAGACGGCGGATGGCGAGATACCCATGGTGGTCAGCTACCACCCGGCGTATCTTCTGCGCAGTCCGGTTGAAAAGGCGCGCGCCTGGCAGGACTTGCGGCTGGCGGTGAGCCTGCTGCAGTCCTAG